A single Anopheles funestus chromosome 2RL, idAnoFuneDA-416_04, whole genome shotgun sequence DNA region contains:
- the LOC125764988 gene encoding uncharacterized protein LOC125764988, with amino-acid sequence MLSRVVLPVLLVLQFSGQLQCEGIRAKFANYETKFINDFINFTRPAGDIMEPIYYDYDGGTKTSDYETGMTLGGLPIPEETPSRSVATHGEVTRPPDIFPDPDKIYASFINKSTMKRNRYPGEENVIKVYSSKSLRKSPQAHTTDDETSFDNLNNDMKGHDFIDNIMYIYYGTNGNLRKDLGGNVIVIGAVFALAPQILTIIILFLRNRRLRHFNAFYPICLNLLLALIASNLSFILGVQATRNVIRCELIALLLHYLHLSTSIWCFIYIYVIYDLLANECTPKLKYHYLMGYGIPAVYVLFSYASSIDRFEVHRYCWMSIQKGMIVSFMVPISFLIILTTVLGTLSLKRISTKQTELLCESIESIIETTSKCNDIIYPRLPSLAGVNMAMVCRSNSYPQLEQVKDRNVCCQEYADCANRHSVVTLPQPATTGMAITPGMTTAAASQYAMNATKRSFDCYDTRIDLGQLSLAELTTPSMASDVQDFTEFKKAIKFGLFFQPIFSVCWFLEIIALENVHSCVMPVIFAISFNILNWCMLVRSSNVCPYVSSTMEKTLENQQIGSCGESLNGTIGPGGDNDATQASVCTDTIPLLCASNSGSTVISPSSTVCASIKGSGATVATLPRKFSATSITEEQQQPLFYSNFIGTTNVPMSWESSIDLGAYHLHETKNADCISTISN; translated from the exons AATGTGAAGGAATAAGGGCTAAATTTGCCAACTACGAAACGAAGTTTATAAACGATTTCATCAACTTTACCCGCCCGGCTGGCGATATTATGGAACCGATCTACTACGATTACGACGGTGGCACCAAAACGTCCGATTACGAGACGGGCATGACGCTCGGTGGCTTACCAATACCGGAGGAGACACCGAGTCGTTCGGTAGCGACACACGGGGAAGTAACCCGACCACCGGACATTTTTCCGGATCCGGATAAAATATACGCTTCCTTCATTAACAAGAGCACGATGAAACGGAACCGATATCCTGGGGAAGAGAATGTGATAAAAGTGT ATTCTTCGAAATCGTTACGCAAGTCACCGCAGGCCCACACAACGGACGATGAGACCTCTTTCGATAATCTGAACAACGATATGAAGGGGCACGATTTTATCGACAATATTATGTACATCTATTACGGAACTAATGGAAATTTGCGCAAAGATCTCGGTGGGAATGTGATCGTGATTGGAGCTGTCTTTGCACTAGCACCGCAGATACTGACCATCATCATACTGTTCCTGAGAAATCGTCGTCTGCGTCACTTTAATGCTTTCTATCCTATCTGTTTGAATTTGCTGCTGGCCCTGATCGCGTCCAATTTATCCTTCATACTAGGCGTACAGGCAACGCGGAACGTGATCCGGTGTGAGTTGATTGCACTACTGCTGCACTACTTACATCTGAGTACGAGCATTTGGTGCTTCATTTACATCTACGTAATTTACGATCTGCTTGCAAACGAGTGTACACCGAAGCTGAAGTACCATTATCTCATGGGTTACGGTATTCCGGCGGTGTACGTGTTG TTCTCATACGCGTCTTCTATCGATCGATTCGAGGTGCATCGATATTGCTGGATGTCAATACAGAAGGGTATGATCGTGAGTTTTATGGTGCCGATATCGTTCCTCATCATTCTTACGACCGTGCTCGGAACACTGAGTCTCAAGCGTATCTCCACCAAGCAGACGGAGCTGCTGTGCGAAAGCATTGAAAGTATCATCGAAACCACCTCCAAGTGTAACGACATCATCTATCCCCGTTTGCCATCGTTGGCCGGTGTTAATATGGCTATGGTGTGCCGAAGCAACAGCTATCCGCAGTTAGAACAAGTAAAGGATCGTAACGTCTGCTGCCAGGAGTATGCCGATTGTGCAAATCGTCACTCGGTGGTGACGTTACCACAACCGGCCACCACAGGCATGGCGATCACTCCCGGTATGACAACGGCAGCCGCCAGCCAGTACGCAATGAACGCCACCAAACGGTCGTTCGATTGTTACGATACACGGATCGATCTGGGACAGCTGTCACTGGCAGAACTAACCACACCGAGCATGGCATCGGATGTGCAGGACTTTACCGAGTTCAAGAAGGCGATCAAGTTTGGACTGTTCTTCCAACCGATCTTCTCCGTGTGCTGGTTCCTGGAGATAATTGCCCTGGAGAACGTTCACTCGTGTGTGATGCCGGTAATATTTGCCATCAGTTTCAATATTTTG AATTGGTGCATGCTGGTGCGTTCCTCCAATGTTTGTCCATACGTTAGCTCCACGATGGAGAAAACGCTTGAAAACCAGCAGATAGGATCCTGTGGCGAATCACTGAACGGTACGATTGGTCCCGGTGGAGATAACGACGCAACACAGGCAAGCGTCTGTACCGATACGATTCCGTTGCTTTGTGCTTCCAACAGTGGATCCACTGTCATAAGTCCTAGTTCAACCGTATGCGCTTCGATAAAAGGCTCCGGAGCTACCGTTGCCACTCTACCACGCAAGTTCTCGGCCACTTCCATCACAGAAGAACAGCAGCAACCTCTGTTCTACAGCAACTTCATCGGTACAACCAACGTACCGATGTCATGGGAATCGAGCATTGATTTAGGCGCTTACCATCtgcacgaaacgaaaaatgctGACTGCATCAGCACTATCAGCAATTAG